A region of Paenibacillus sp. JNUCC-31 DNA encodes the following proteins:
- a CDS encoding heptaprenylglyceryl phosphate synthase: MIKQWRHVFKLDPDKEITDEALDLVCLSGTDAIIVGGSSGITYDNTVDLMSRVRRYELPCVLEVSDLEAVVPGFDGYLIPMVLNATDSKWMIGQHQQAIERYGYLIPWDLLIAEGYIVLHADSTVARMTGADTELTTEAAVAYAQAAERLLNLPIVYMEYSGTFGDMELVGETHRQLERAHLIYGGGIDTPEKAGQAAQVADTVVVGNIVYIDLHKALETVQAVKQCV; the protein is encoded by the coding sequence ATGATTAAGCAGTGGAGACATGTATTTAAGCTCGACCCGGACAAGGAAATAACAGATGAAGCATTGGATCTGGTGTGCCTGTCGGGAACCGATGCCATTATTGTAGGCGGATCTTCGGGAATTACCTATGACAACACAGTGGACCTGATGTCCCGAGTACGTCGCTACGAGTTGCCCTGTGTGCTTGAAGTATCCGATCTGGAGGCGGTAGTCCCTGGTTTTGATGGATATCTGATCCCGATGGTACTGAATGCAACGGATAGCAAATGGATGATTGGACAGCATCAGCAAGCTATTGAACGCTACGGTTATCTTATCCCATGGGATCTGCTTATTGCTGAAGGATATATTGTCCTCCATGCCGACTCTACTGTTGCCCGAATGACCGGGGCGGATACGGAATTGACGACGGAGGCTGCGGTTGCTTACGCCCAGGCTGCGGAACGACTGCTTAACCTGCCAATCGTATATATGGAGTACAGCGGAACGTTTGGAGACATGGAGCTGGTTGGAGAGACGCACAGACAACTGGAGCGGGCGCACCTCATTTACGGCGGCGGGATTGATACTCCGGAGAAAGCTGGACAAGCTGCCCAGGTTGCAGACACCGTTGTGGTTGGCAACATTGTGTATATTGATTTACACAAGGCGCTGGAGACGGTCCAAGCTGTGAAACAATGCGTTTAA
- the ligA gene encoding NAD-dependent DNA ligase LigA produces MDPMHRMEQLVTELNQHNYQYYTMDQPQISDKEYDLLYDELVTLEQESGMVLPDSPTQRVGGELLKGFTPHRHLSALWSLDKAQNIEQLRNWNTRVLKLVNDYNTKNPDNPLPEPGYVIELKFDGLTLNLTYTNGELVQASTRGNGTVGEGILAQVRTIKSVPLKIPYTGGTIEVQGEGIMNLSVLNRYNETAAEPLKNARNAAAGALRNLNPKTTAERRLNAYFYNVGYSDDIQFSNHQEMMDFLRENRFKVNPSITYFHEFDDVMEQLAAIQESRGQLDYLIDGAVIKITDMRTREVLGYTDKFPRWAVAYKFEAEETTTVLNSVVWNVGRTGKVTPLARVEPVELAGVTVQNCTLNNVGDIERKNLKFALGTRVFIRRSNDVIPEILGKVTEESDGEEIVFPEQCPACGFPLEQRGAHLFCNNKLACKPQTVARISHFASRDAMDIETFSEKTAIQLYDELNVREPADLYTLQFDDLVKLERFGEKKANNLLAALEQSKDRDLASFLYSLGIPNTGKSTTRMLADHYRDLHAIMNATAEELVELPDVGGIVAESIVNFFADPFTQAAIEKMLNLGVKAQAPEAPAVIVEDSFFSGKTVVLTGTLHQLTREEATQRLEALGAKVTGSVSKKTDLVIAGEKAGSKLAKAHDLGIPTIEDEDELVRLLNQQG; encoded by the coding sequence ATGGACCCGATGCACCGGATGGAGCAACTCGTTACCGAGCTGAACCAGCATAATTATCAGTACTATACAATGGATCAGCCGCAGATCAGCGACAAGGAGTATGACCTTCTGTACGACGAGCTGGTTACGCTGGAACAGGAGAGTGGCATGGTTTTGCCTGACTCTCCGACACAGCGTGTGGGTGGGGAACTGCTCAAAGGTTTTACACCGCATCGCCATTTATCCGCATTGTGGAGCTTGGACAAAGCCCAGAACATTGAGCAGCTGCGTAACTGGAATACTCGTGTGCTCAAACTGGTCAATGATTACAACACCAAAAATCCGGACAATCCGTTGCCCGAACCTGGCTATGTGATTGAACTGAAGTTTGACGGTCTGACCCTGAATCTAACGTATACGAACGGTGAGCTGGTTCAAGCCTCTACACGGGGAAACGGAACCGTAGGCGAGGGCATTCTGGCTCAGGTTAGAACGATTAAATCTGTCCCGCTCAAAATCCCTTATACAGGCGGTACGATTGAAGTTCAGGGTGAAGGCATCATGAACTTGTCTGTATTGAACCGATATAATGAAACGGCCGCAGAGCCGCTCAAAAATGCTCGTAATGCCGCAGCAGGAGCACTGCGCAATCTGAATCCAAAGACTACCGCTGAACGGCGGTTAAACGCCTATTTCTATAATGTAGGTTATTCAGACGATATTCAATTTTCCAACCATCAGGAGATGATGGACTTTCTACGTGAGAATCGATTCAAAGTCAATCCATCCATTACGTATTTTCATGAATTTGATGATGTAATGGAACAACTGGCCGCAATCCAGGAGAGCCGGGGTCAACTGGACTATCTGATTGATGGAGCTGTTATCAAAATCACAGACATGCGCACCCGTGAGGTACTGGGTTATACGGATAAATTCCCTCGCTGGGCAGTGGCTTATAAATTTGAGGCGGAAGAGACGACGACTGTTCTGAACTCTGTTGTCTGGAATGTGGGGCGTACCGGCAAAGTGACTCCACTTGCGCGTGTTGAACCGGTTGAGTTAGCAGGGGTAACGGTACAGAACTGTACATTGAATAACGTGGGTGACATTGAGCGGAAAAATCTGAAGTTTGCCTTGGGTACACGTGTCTTTATCCGTCGTTCCAATGATGTCATCCCTGAAATCCTGGGTAAAGTGACGGAAGAGAGTGATGGCGAGGAGATTGTGTTCCCTGAGCAATGTCCGGCATGTGGATTCCCGCTGGAACAGCGTGGAGCGCATTTGTTCTGTAACAACAAGCTGGCGTGCAAACCGCAGACTGTGGCCCGGATTTCTCATTTTGCTTCCCGTGATGCCATGGACATCGAGACGTTCAGCGAGAAAACGGCGATTCAACTGTACGATGAATTGAACGTACGTGAACCTGCCGATCTGTATACATTACAGTTTGACGATCTGGTGAAGCTGGAGCGGTTTGGTGAAAAGAAAGCGAACAACCTTCTCGCTGCACTCGAGCAGAGCAAGGATCGTGACCTAGCTTCATTCTTATACTCACTGGGTATTCCGAATACAGGCAAATCGACTACACGCATGCTGGCTGATCATTACCGCGACCTGCATGCCATTATGAATGCAACCGCAGAGGAACTCGTTGAACTTCCGGACGTAGGCGGCATTGTTGCCGAGAGCATCGTGAATTTCTTTGCAGATCCGTTTACACAGGCAGCCATTGAGAAGATGCTGAATTTAGGTGTGAAAGCCCAGGCGCCTGAGGCACCTGCAGTGATTGTGGAAGATTCTTTCTTCAGTGGCAAAACGGTCGTGCTGACCGGAACATTGCATCAACTCACACGGGAAGAGGCAACGCAACGACTGGAAGCACTTGGAGCGAAGGTAACGGGTAGTGTCTCCAAAAAGACAGATCTCGTTATTGCCGGAGAGAAGGCAGGTTCCAAACTGGCCAAAGCCCATGATCTCGGCATTCCTACCATTGAGGATGAGGACGAGCTTGTGCGTCTTTTGAATCAACAGGGATAA
- the pcrA gene encoding DNA helicase PcrA: MQPVNIHDAVARLNTPQRQAVEATDGPLLIMAGAGSGKTRVLTHRIAYLIATRKAPPWGILAITFTNKAAREMQDRVSQLVGGSQGRDIWVSTFHSMCVRILRRDIERIGFTSNFSILDSSDQLSVIRSCMKDQNIDTKKFEPKAVQSMMSTAKNELISPEQYEKQAADYFEGIVAKVYKMYQKRLRANNSLDFDDLIMSTIQLFKEVPEVLDFYQKKFQYIHVDEYQDTNRAQYMLCRMLADSHHRICVVGDSDQSIYRWRGADISNILNFEKDYPEAQTILLEQNYRSTSNILNAANEVIGLNSGRKPKKLWTDKEGGSKIKVYRADSEHDEGYFVTSEISKNVKNGKSYQNHAILYRTNAQSRVIEEILIKSDIPYQIVGGIKFYDRKEIKDILAYLRLLSNPDDDISLTRIINVPKRSIGDTTVAKLAAAAGERGISIFRVLQVVDDLGFAGRTRNALVEFYDMIAALHQMVEYLSVTELTEKILEMSQYRLEMQNENTLESRARLENIDEFLSVTMEFEKNNEDKTLVSFLTDLALIADIDSMNDDEEDQSDAITLMTMHSAKGLEFPVVFIVGMEEGVFPHSRAFMDNEELEEERRLAYVGITRAEEQLFLSCAQMRTLFGRTTANPPSRFLDEIPDELKEDTSIARDRYRRGSSAGGSYGGRGLGASGGSNFGGGNATKLFEQQSRSGSSATSSTPTSRVTTSTSRPAYATPSSASKPAATNGEAGFKAGDKVQHGKWGTGTIVGVKGTGNDTELQIAFPAPVGLKRLLAGFAPITKVE; the protein is encoded by the coding sequence ATGCAACCTGTAAATATACATGATGCCGTTGCACGGCTTAACACCCCTCAGCGGCAAGCCGTCGAGGCGACGGATGGACCGCTGCTGATTATGGCCGGAGCGGGTAGTGGCAAGACCCGGGTGCTCACACACCGGATTGCCTATCTTATAGCAACACGGAAAGCACCTCCGTGGGGCATTCTGGCTATTACCTTTACGAACAAAGCGGCACGCGAGATGCAAGACCGGGTATCCCAGCTCGTTGGCGGCTCTCAGGGTCGTGACATTTGGGTATCGACGTTCCACTCGATGTGCGTGCGTATTTTGCGCCGTGACATTGAACGCATTGGGTTCACCTCCAATTTCAGCATTTTGGACTCATCTGACCAATTATCTGTCATTCGTAGTTGTATGAAGGACCAGAACATCGACACCAAGAAATTTGAACCAAAAGCCGTTCAATCCATGATGAGCACCGCGAAGAATGAATTAATCAGTCCGGAGCAGTATGAGAAGCAGGCTGCTGACTATTTCGAAGGCATTGTGGCGAAGGTATATAAGATGTACCAGAAACGGCTCAGAGCCAACAATTCCCTTGACTTCGACGACCTCATTATGTCGACCATTCAACTTTTCAAAGAAGTACCGGAAGTTCTCGACTTTTACCAAAAGAAATTCCAGTACATTCACGTGGATGAATACCAGGATACCAACCGTGCGCAGTACATGCTGTGCCGTATGCTCGCTGACAGTCACCACCGCATCTGCGTCGTAGGGGATAGTGACCAATCCATCTATCGCTGGCGGGGAGCGGATATCAGTAACATCTTGAACTTTGAGAAAGATTATCCAGAAGCACAGACCATTTTGCTGGAGCAAAACTATCGTTCCACTTCGAATATCCTGAATGCAGCCAATGAGGTGATCGGGCTAAACTCCGGACGTAAACCGAAGAAGCTGTGGACGGACAAGGAGGGTGGTTCGAAGATCAAGGTATACCGTGCGGATTCGGAGCATGATGAGGGATACTTTGTTACCTCCGAGATTAGTAAAAATGTGAAGAACGGCAAATCCTATCAAAATCACGCCATTCTGTATCGTACGAACGCTCAGTCGCGGGTTATAGAGGAAATTCTGATCAAGTCTGATATTCCGTATCAGATCGTTGGAGGCATTAAGTTCTATGATCGTAAAGAGATCAAGGACATCTTGGCATATCTGCGCCTGCTATCTAATCCCGACGATGATATCAGTCTGACTCGGATCATCAATGTACCTAAACGCAGCATTGGTGATACAACGGTAGCGAAACTGGCAGCTGCGGCAGGAGAACGGGGGATTTCCATATTCCGTGTGCTTCAGGTCGTGGACGATCTTGGTTTTGCCGGTCGAACGCGAAATGCGCTGGTGGAGTTCTATGACATGATTGCAGCGTTGCACCAGATGGTAGAGTATTTGTCTGTAACCGAACTGACCGAGAAGATTCTCGAGATGAGTCAGTACCGGCTAGAGATGCAAAATGAAAACACGCTCGAATCCCGTGCACGGCTCGAAAACATTGATGAGTTCCTGTCCGTTACGATGGAATTTGAGAAAAATAATGAAGACAAAACACTCGTTTCATTCCTGACCGATCTAGCACTGATTGCCGATATCGACAGCATGAACGATGATGAAGAGGATCAGAGTGACGCAATTACCCTAATGACGATGCACAGTGCCAAAGGTCTGGAGTTCCCCGTTGTCTTTATCGTTGGTATGGAGGAAGGTGTGTTCCCGCACAGCCGAGCCTTTATGGACAATGAAGAGCTGGAGGAAGAACGCAGACTGGCTTACGTGGGGATTACGCGTGCGGAAGAACAACTCTTCCTGTCTTGCGCGCAGATGCGGACCTTGTTCGGACGAACAACGGCGAACCCGCCTTCACGCTTTCTGGATGAAATTCCGGATGAGCTAAAAGAAGATACTTCTATCGCTCGTGACCGCTACCGTCGTGGTAGCAGCGCAGGTGGGTCTTATGGTGGTCGTGGGCTTGGTGCTAGTGGAGGGAGCAACTTTGGCGGCGGCAATGCAACCAAGCTTTTCGAACAACAAAGCAGAAGTGGTTCCTCTGCTACCTCATCCACGCCAACTTCTCGTGTGACTACAAGTACTTCCCGCCCAGCATATGCTACGCCATCGTCTGCTTCCAAGCCTGCAGCTACTAATGGTGAAGCAGGGTTCAAAGCCGGAGATAAAGTACAACACGGTAAATGGGGGACAGGTACCATTGTTGGGGTGAAAGGCACGGGTAATGACACGGAGCTTCAGATCGCATTCCCGGCCCCGGTTGGCTTAAAACGTCTGCTTGCAGGCTTTGCTCCAATTACCAAAGTGGAATAA
- a CDS encoding phosphatidylinositol-specific phospholipase C/glycerophosphodiester phosphodiesterase family protein yields the protein MKRIVAVITLLIVTVGTLFFAYESQSEEQHDGFTAYRLIAHAMGSIREQPYTNAYEAMIANYEKGTRVFEIDFMLTSDRKAVARHEWTANMSKMLGQDEELPEDKQAGALTHDEFMNTPILGMYQPMDAAGIVDVLAKYPDMYIVTDTKEQKDEDIQQVLRSLVDAAKKHDPAVLNRVVVQIYDEPMLETVKEVYAFPSIIYTLYATQDTEAQVVDFVQKNDIDAVTMPEYKVNQNFVAKLKQAGAVTYVHTINDTDQVANYEKWGVYGVYSDVLTEQELDEMNTRFAWKP from the coding sequence ATGAAACGAATTGTGGCCGTCATTACACTACTGATCGTAACTGTGGGCACACTCTTTTTTGCTTATGAAAGTCAGAGTGAGGAGCAGCATGACGGATTTACGGCCTACCGACTGATTGCCCATGCCATGGGCAGCATCCGTGAGCAACCTTACACCAACGCCTATGAGGCGATGATTGCCAATTATGAGAAGGGTACACGTGTGTTTGAGATCGACTTTATGCTGACCTCGGATCGTAAAGCGGTAGCCAGACATGAATGGACCGCCAACATGAGCAAAATGCTGGGACAGGATGAGGAGTTACCTGAAGACAAGCAGGCAGGGGCGCTGACACATGATGAATTTATGAATACGCCCATTCTGGGCATGTACCAACCCATGGATGCCGCCGGTATTGTGGATGTATTGGCCAAGTACCCCGATATGTATATCGTGACCGATACCAAAGAACAGAAGGACGAAGATATTCAGCAGGTACTGAGATCACTGGTGGACGCAGCCAAGAAACACGATCCGGCAGTCCTTAATCGTGTTGTCGTTCAGATCTATGACGAGCCGATGCTCGAAACCGTGAAAGAAGTCTACGCGTTTCCTTCTATTATTTATACGCTCTATGCGACGCAGGATACAGAAGCTCAGGTCGTTGATTTTGTGCAAAAGAATGACATTGATGCCGTAACCATGCCGGAATATAAAGTAAACCAGAATTTCGTTGCCAAGCTGAAGCAGGCAGGAGCCGTCACCTACGTGCATACCATTAATGACACTGACCAGGTAGCGAACTATGAGAAATGGGGTGTGTACGGCGTGTATTCGGATGTATTGACCGAGCAGGAACTGGATGAGATGAATACGCGATTTGCTTGGAAGCCTTAA